The genomic stretch TGAAAAGAGAGCTGCATTTATCACTTCTTGCCCATTCGCTGCGTAAGAATATGGCTAGGGCCATTAGCGTCCCCGTATCTGACGGAACTGAGACAACGGGTAATAGGTTAGGTTCCTCCTTTGAATATCCCATAGACGTGGTCTACACGTGGGTGAATAGCGAGGATCCCAAGTGGAAAAAAGACTATGCCGAAGCTCTGGCCCAGTTTGGGTCAAATGCCCCACCAACGTCTTCCGATATCGTCCGATTCCAAGACAGAGAAGAGTTAAAATACTCTCTTCGATCTTTGGAGATGTTCGCTCCTTGGGTTAATCATATTTACATCGTTACGAACGGCCAGGTTCCTCAATGGTTGGATCAGGATAACCCTCTGATCACTGTAGTTGCGCACGCAGAAATATTTGATACAGATCTAGATCTTCCAACATTTAATTCACACGCTATAGAAGCAAATATTCACCGAATACCTGGATTAAGTGAACATTTCTTATATTTTAATGACGATGTTTTCTTAGGAGACTGGTGTACACCGGAAACCTTCTTCACCAAAGATGGTAAAAGTAAATACTTTGAAAGTGATAATCTTGTCCCCGCAGATCCATCCATAACTGACCTCCCCAGCAACTGGGCCGCTTTCAATAACAAACGGCTTCTGGAAGAGAAATTCGGATACGTAGCGAAGAAGAAATTTAAGCACACTGCTCACGCGCAGCGTTTAAGTACGCTCAAGA from Paeniglutamicibacter sp. Y32M11 encodes the following:
- a CDS encoding Stealth CR1 domain-containing protein, with amino-acid sequence MRTVSSQRNTPLIHRAASIREIRNLSADFVRSILDTAGCEYLEGSAYGKATFDIINDSFANAMAAFDASGMIFESSSLKRELHLSLLAHSLRKNMARAISVPVSDGTETTGNRLGSSFEYPIDVVYTWVNSEDPKWKKDYAEALAQFGSNAPPTSSDIVRFQDREELKYSLRSLEMFAPWVNHIYIVTNGQVPQWLDQDNPLITVVAHAEIFDTDLDLPTFNSHAIEANIHRIPGLSEHFLYFNDDVFLGDWCTPETFFTKDGKSKYFESDNLVPADPSITDLPSNWAAFNNKRLLEEKFGYVAKKKFKHTAHAQRLSTLKMAADHFRRDLDETIVKKFRHRSDLALPSNLAHHFGNIIGTAVSADISYRYVDVSSVRADVELSRLLLWDEPTVFCLNQVSSRLASDETEATMIRGFLQNYFPWKSGAELR